The DNA window gacaaatgaattaaagttagatgttatgtttATCTATATTGTTTACCAACTGTGCAggatatggacttgatgaatctaGAGGACCAAAACACTAGGCTGAAGTCCAATTAAGttgatagttggtacgaagttcAGATTGATTGAGATCTAACAAGAAAAAGTCCAATTGGGTTGACAACTAACAGAAGTCCAAATTAGTTGAGATTAGTAGAAAATCCTGATGGGTCAAGGGAACTGACATCAAGGATGTATGTGATTAGTAAGTAAAAGTAAAttactagaggagagtgatccaATGAGAACGAGTCCAAGTGAGACTATAGGCGCTGGTTCATCTTAAAGTTATTTTGGATGTCtaagctgagaccatgactagatccggGTCTTCATAAGACAAGATCAAATTAATAAGCTGAGACCATTTTGGATGTTTGACGACATGAGTGTAATAAGAAAACTGAGCCAAGCACAAAGAAGTTTGCTTGGAATGATTTGGGcatctctaggtctatcaacGACTTTTGGGATGAGATCAGCAGTTGATGGACCAAGggcatttttaaaataaaaaatttaattttgtccgACATTGAAGAGTCCCATGAACTCATTTGTAATGTTGGATAGTGAGCATTTTCATCTTACAATTTATAATGAGTCTCCGACATCATTTCTCAAGGCGGGaacaaacttttttaaaaaaaaatgggttCAATACCATGTATCACGGTAATGTTTGACTACATGAGTGTAATAAAGAGATTGAGCCGCACACATATTACTTTATTTGGAATGATCAATTAGTCATTTCTAGATCCATCAATCCGTTCGTTATGGGATGAAATCGgttaataattattaatttgTAAAAAACTGTGTTGTTAGTCTTGGTAAAATTAACAACACGTTGTAATATTTTCTGATAGAATCtctgaatttaatttaaaatattttaaagattataatataaaataaaatcataatataaTATATCATGATTTTATCCCATCATTAATCATCTATATCGATCCATGTACAAATATAATATAGTTTTATATATTTGTattcattttaaatttcaaaagtcTTATACACAAAATTACAATGCATAACTACCTAAGATCACGTCGGTTGATTTATTTATACACGGCTCATGATCATGTTAATTTTAGGGGAGCGAATAGCACAAAGTTCCTTCGTCCCTCtgcctttcttctccttctccatcAAGTAGGAGCCACTCAAAGATACAATAATTCAAAAGGCAAAACAGCCTTTACCCTTCACACATGCAAAACAGTTTGATGGTACGACCAAACTTAGCAGAAAACATTTGATGcttcaaaaagaaaagaaaagaaaagggaaatttAAAAAACTGTAGATCGATCTATGTGTACACTGCGACTGAAATTGATGTTTTGGATAGTTATTTGCTTGTTGGAAGATGATGCTTGTTGTCTGAAAGCATGAGCTGAGTCTCCCCTGCTCCAGACATGCATGGTTCCACCGAAGAAGGCTAATTTGGCGTCATCTCCCTCAACCATATGGATTGCGCCGCTTAGTGTCGGGAATATTTTGGAAGAGTTGAATGGTGGTGGCGGCCGGCCGGCCGGTCAGGGCATATAGAGCTTATTAGCGCATTTGCACCGCCACGCCTCCGGGTAGTACTCCTCGACCGCCGGCTGGCCCGGCCGCACCGCCTCGTGCACCGGGTTGCACGGCGAGCACGCTCCGCACTTGGCCGCGCACAGCGGAGGGTACGATCCCGGCCTCCCGCTGCCGCCGCCCAGCCCCCGCCGTCGTCCCTGCACCCGGCCAGCGCAGGTTAGCATAGACAGGACATTTAGGCAAAGACGCTCTTACTTCTGCGAGGGGTCCTCCTTGCTACAGAAGTAGAGATTGGGATTCGAAACAGGACCTGGACTCGAGGAATCCTTGTTGGATTTCCAAGATCTGTGACAGAGAGTAACAAATTGATGTAAATAAACTTAACAAGTATGGATGTAGATATAGACGTTGCATCATTAAATTTACTCGAATATTTTTAGGGAAAGGAACCAGATCGCTTGGGAAAAAGCACAAACACGACGTACgcgggaagaagagaagaaagaagcatGCTTGAGCAAAAATGAAGCACCAAATTAGGAGAGTGTGCCGTAAATGTACCTGAGCGAGCAGTGGCGAACAGAGACGAAAGGGAGAAAAAGGCGATGAGAGAGCAGCAGAGGagtgtcgtcgtcgtcgtcgttatTGGTGATCTCTGTTTCCGTCTCCCTTTGCCTTTCCTGGAATCCATGGACGGAGCGTGCCGACTCCCTGAATTGGGTACGCAAATCGAAAGCTGGTGATCAAGGAGATTTGGAATCTCCAAAGGTTTTCTCCTCTTTagtagcagcagcagcagcagccctcgCCGACACTGTAGCAGTAGCGGCAGCAGTAGCAGATCACTGGCACTGGCACAAGCCCAGCGATCAGCAGAGTAATTTAATGCCGAATCTGACGCGTGCAAATGCATAGGGGCAGGAACTTACCATTGTTAATGAGTAAATCTAACATTTTCATATCTAACTAAACTTATTTCAAACTTGATATACATTTTAAAAGTGTGTTAAAATTTATCCATCTCAATTTGGATGCTAAACATGGCCGAAAGACTATTAAAGAAGAGAATGAGTGAATAGATCAAAGCTCCTTGAGCTTAGATGCATCATCATTGGATCCCTTCGATATGTCCATCATGTTGGAATTTTGGTGAAACTAGGACGAggaaagaagaataggagaaactTATTAATAACATATGAGGATTTACTACATACTTTTATTGTCATACAAGGCCCCTATTTATCATACAAGGTccttagattcatatttttacgTTCTTCTATAATTACATtaca is part of the Zingiber officinale cultivar Zhangliang unplaced genomic scaffold, Zo_v1.1 ctg59, whole genome shotgun sequence genome and encodes:
- the LOC122037515 gene encoding EPIDERMAL PATTERNING FACTOR-like protein 4 yields the protein MHLHASDSALNYSADRWACASASDLLLLPLLLQCRRGLLLLLLLKRRKPLEIPNLLDHQLSICVPNSGSRHAPSMDSRKGKGRRKQRSPITTTTTTLLCCSLIAFFSLSSLFATARSDLGNPTRIPRVQGRRRGLGGGSGRPGSYPPLCAAKCGACSPCNPVHEAVRPGQPAVEEYYPEAWRCKCANKLYMP